In Lacrimispora indolis DSM 755, a genomic segment contains:
- a CDS encoding YibE/F family protein codes for MEQNRTLQKPAQWLLAAALMAAFAIFLIRFNQVDIAGLIATEGRTFERAKVLEVLKDNVQEDGSRVGQQEVLIEMKSGPMKGERVEATSNNGYLFGAACKPGMNVVVIQSISGEISIHTVYSMDREWAVVGFVLIFFAVVCLIGGKKGVQACVGLLFTFICIIWLYIPMIYKGYSPFLAAVLVAAVTTFATMYLLGGWSGKTACAVLGTVSGVVIAGISAYLFGEAAHISGYNVSNIESLMVLENIRGIRVGELLFSGLLISALGAVMDVGMSISSTVFEIHIQNPKLDRKELFRSGMNVGRDAMGTMVNTLILAFVGSGASTLLLNYAYELPYLQVINSNHIVIEIMQGISGSLGVVMTVPIVSFIASFIAAAGKREKMEAAK; via the coding sequence ATGGAGCAAAACAGAACATTACAGAAACCGGCGCAGTGGCTTTTGGCAGCCGCACTGATGGCTGCATTTGCCATTTTTTTGATCCGGTTTAATCAGGTGGACATTGCCGGCCTGATCGCAACAGAAGGAAGAACCTTTGAGCGGGCAAAGGTCCTGGAGGTTCTCAAGGACAATGTACAGGAAGATGGAAGCAGGGTCGGGCAGCAGGAAGTCCTGATTGAAATGAAATCCGGGCCCATGAAAGGGGAACGGGTGGAGGCCACCAGCAACAATGGGTATCTGTTCGGGGCAGCTTGTAAGCCGGGAATGAACGTTGTGGTGATACAGAGCATTTCCGGGGAGATCTCCATTCACACGGTTTACAGCATGGACAGAGAATGGGCCGTGGTGGGGTTTGTACTGATATTTTTTGCTGTGGTCTGTCTCATTGGAGGAAAAAAAGGGGTGCAGGCCTGTGTCGGGCTTCTGTTTACTTTTATCTGCATTATCTGGCTTTACATTCCCATGATATACAAAGGATATTCTCCTTTTCTGGCGGCAGTTCTGGTGGCCGCAGTCACCACCTTTGCAACCATGTATCTTCTGGGCGGCTGGTCAGGGAAGACGGCATGTGCTGTCCTTGGAACGGTCAGCGGCGTGGTGATAGCAGGAATATCGGCCTATTTATTTGGAGAGGCAGCTCATATATCGGGATACAATGTGTCAAATATTGAATCCCTGATGGTGCTGGAAAATATACGGGGCATCCGGGTGGGAGAGCTGTTGTTTTCCGGCCTGCTGATCTCGGCTCTGGGTGCAGTGATGGATGTGGGGATGTCCATTTCCTCCACTGTTTTTGAGATCCATATCCAGAATCCTAAACTGGATCGGAAGGAGCTGTTCCGATCGGGAATGAATGTGGGACGGGATGCCATGGGAACCATGGTCAATACCCTGATCCTGGCATTTGTAGGGAGCGGAGCCAGCACCTTGCTGTTAAACTATGCCTATGAGCTGCCTTACCTTCAGGTCATTAATTCCAATCATATTGTAATCGAGATCATGCAGGGGATATCAGGCAGTCTGGGCGTGGTGATGACGGTTCCCATTGTGTCCTTTATTGCTTCCTTTATTGCTGCCGCTGGAAAGCGGGAGAAGATGGAAGCAGCAAAATGA
- the otnK gene encoding 3-oxo-tetronate kinase — MAVFGCIADDFTGASDAASFLVKGGMSVQLYNGIPDNHVTKINAGESSVIHLAKAQAIVIALKSRTQETDQAVADSLKAARFLLSQGVEQIYFKYCSTFDSTPKGNIGPVADALIDLLKAPYTLLCPALPVNGRTVEHGNLMVNGVFLHESHMKNHPLTPMWDSRIQKLMEPQSRYSCRNMTLEEWNGLSLDTLLKKPFYLIPDYKNTEDGEKIASVFGQLSLLTGGSGLLEPLARIWTRKLSAKGKIPESGTRGKALLLAGSCSKATLEQIAWYQGQGKPCYKLDPKAMMEGRQTAEEAWKFIEAHSSESDAVLVYSSDTPEKVKEFQKLGKEKVADMLEGTTAALAVHALNSGYTRIISAGGETSGAVTKELGFSSYWIGESVAPGVPVMVPAEKPNVRLILKSGNFGQEDFFGRALTMTLK; from the coding sequence ATGGCTGTATTTGGATGCATTGCCGATGATTTTACCGGCGCCAGTGATGCGGCTTCGTTTCTGGTAAAGGGAGGAATGAGCGTTCAGCTTTATAATGGGATTCCGGATAACCATGTGACGAAAATAAATGCCGGCGAATCGTCTGTCATTCATTTGGCAAAAGCTCAGGCAATCGTCATCGCATTAAAATCCAGGACTCAGGAAACAGACCAGGCAGTGGCAGACAGCCTTAAGGCCGCCCGTTTTCTGCTATCTCAGGGCGTGGAACAAATTTATTTTAAATACTGTTCCACCTTTGATTCCACACCAAAAGGCAATATCGGGCCGGTAGCAGATGCATTAATAGACCTTTTGAAAGCTCCTTATACACTGCTGTGTCCCGCTCTTCCGGTTAACGGGAGAACGGTGGAACATGGGAACCTTATGGTAAATGGGGTTTTTCTTCATGAAAGCCACATGAAAAACCACCCTCTTACTCCCATGTGGGACAGCAGGATCCAAAAACTGATGGAGCCCCAGAGCCGGTATTCATGCCGTAATATGACATTGGAAGAATGGAACGGCCTTTCACTGGACACTCTGCTTAAGAAACCGTTTTATCTCATTCCTGACTATAAAAATACAGAGGATGGGGAAAAAATCGCATCTGTATTTGGACAGCTTTCTCTCTTAACAGGGGGAAGCGGACTTTTGGAGCCCCTGGCAAGAATCTGGACAAGGAAGCTTTCCGCAAAAGGAAAAATCCCGGAAAGCGGTACTAGGGGTAAGGCACTTCTGTTAGCAGGAAGCTGTTCCAAAGCAACTCTGGAACAAATTGCATGGTATCAGGGCCAGGGAAAACCCTGTTATAAGCTTGATCCAAAAGCAATGATGGAGGGCCGGCAGACAGCAGAGGAGGCCTGGAAATTTATTGAGGCACACAGCAGCGAATCAGATGCTGTTCTGGTGTACAGTTCTGATACGCCGGAAAAGGTAAAAGAATTCCAGAAGCTTGGAAAAGAAAAAGTAGCGGATATGCTGGAAGGTACAACCGCTGCATTGGCTGTTCATGCATTAAATTCCGGGTATACCAGAATCATATCCGCCGGAGGAGAGACCTCGGGTGCTGTTACAAAGGAACTTGGATTTTCTTCCTACTGGATCGGAGAAAGTGTCGCTCCCGGAGTACCGGTTATGGTTCCTGCAGAAAAGCCCAATGTTCGTCTGATTCTTAAAAGCGGAAACTTTGGGCAGGAAGATTTTTTTGGACGGGCTTTGACTATGACATTAAAATAA
- a CDS encoding sodium/proline symporter yields MSIGQAGILLSIIIYLVSMVYIGFYYSKKGGGDSADEFYLGGRKLGPLVTAMSAEASDMSSWLLMGLPGVAYLTGIADAGWTAIGLAVGTYLNWLLVAKRLRRYSMVCNSITIPDFFSRRYRDEKNILMCISAVIILIFFIPYTASGFKAIGTLFNSLFQIDYHGAMIAGAAVIVGYTVMGGFMAVSTTDLIQSIVMSIALVIIVFFGILVSGGWNNVMENARSLEGYLSMVQVHDLSDGSASPYGFLSIISTLAWGLGYFGMPHILLRFMAINDEDKLKTSRRIATVWVVISMFVAVLIGIIGYSVSVAGHIPMLSTGSEAETVIIRLADLLGKSGFLLAIVAGVVLAGILACTMSTADSQLLTAASGVSQNLMQDFLKIKVSTKASMIVARLTVIGVALVGMILAWDPDSSVFTIVSFAWAGFGASFGPVMLFALFWKRSNLWGAIAGMVSGGVMVFIWKYAVRPLGGIWNIYELLPAFTTACAAIIIVSLVTSPPSKEIYQEFESVGRKMK; encoded by the coding sequence ATGAGCATAGGGCAGGCGGGGATTTTATTATCCATCATCATTTATCTGGTCAGTATGGTCTACATAGGATTTTATTACAGCAAAAAGGGGGGCGGTGATTCTGCCGACGAGTTCTACCTGGGAGGAAGGAAGCTGGGGCCGCTGGTTACTGCCATGAGTGCGGAAGCTTCCGATATGAGCAGCTGGCTGCTTATGGGACTTCCGGGAGTTGCTTATTTAACCGGGATCGCAGATGCAGGATGGACCGCCATTGGTCTGGCTGTGGGTACCTATTTAAACTGGCTGCTTGTCGCAAAACGCCTTCGCCGGTATTCGATGGTGTGTAATTCCATTACCATTCCGGATTTTTTTTCAAGGCGTTACCGGGATGAAAAAAACATTTTGATGTGCATTTCTGCTGTTATTATTCTGATCTTTTTCATTCCTTATACCGCATCCGGATTCAAGGCAATAGGTACGCTGTTTAACAGCCTGTTTCAGATTGATTATCATGGAGCCATGATTGCAGGTGCAGCCGTGATTGTGGGCTATACTGTAATGGGCGGATTTATGGCCGTGTCGACCACAGACTTAATCCAAAGCATTGTCATGAGCATTGCACTGGTTATCATTGTCTTTTTCGGAATACTGGTATCTGGCGGCTGGAACAATGTTATGGAGAATGCCCGGTCACTTGAGGGCTACTTAAGCATGGTTCAGGTTCACGACTTGTCAGATGGCAGCGCCTCTCCCTACGGATTTCTTTCCATCATCTCCACTCTGGCCTGGGGACTTGGTTATTTTGGGATGCCCCATATCCTGCTGCGGTTTATGGCTATCAATGATGAAGATAAGCTTAAGACTTCCCGCCGGATTGCTACTGTATGGGTGGTTATCTCCATGTTTGTTGCGGTTCTCATTGGAATCATCGGATACAGTGTTTCAGTTGCCGGCCATATTCCCATGCTGTCCACCGGGTCTGAGGCAGAAACCGTTATTATCAGGCTGGCAGATCTTTTAGGGAAAAGCGGATTTTTATTAGCCATTGTTGCCGGTGTGGTTCTGGCGGGAATCCTGGCATGTACCATGTCAACCGCAGATTCCCAGCTTCTGACTGCTGCTTCCGGTGTATCCCAGAATCTTATGCAGGACTTTTTAAAGATTAAGGTAAGCACAAAAGCTTCTATGATAGTTGCAAGGCTTACGGTTATTGGAGTCGCACTGGTGGGTATGATCCTGGCCTGGGATCCTGACAGCTCGGTGTTCACCATAGTATCCTTTGCATGGGCGGGGTTTGGTGCCTCCTTTGGGCCGGTGATGCTTTTTGCCCTGTTCTGGAAGCGGAGCAATTTATGGGGGGCCATTGCCGGTATGGTGTCAGGAGGCGTTATGGTATTTATCTGGAAATATGCAGTACGTCCATTGGGCGGCATATGGAATATCTATGAGCTGCTTCCAGCCTTTACCACAGCATGTGCGGCTATAATCATCGTATCACTGGTAACATCTCCGCCTTCCAAAGAGATTTATCAGGAGTTTGAGTCAGTGGGCAGAAAAATGAAATAA
- a CDS encoding lactate utilization protein, translating into MSLSLPQKGVDIPSLIKSLHQNNMTGFHVRDKKELLSLLRTFIADGTTVGCGDSVTLEQTGVFDDLRKRKINFLDKFDPALTREEKREIYLKNFSADTFVTGANAVTMDGKIFNIDGNGSRVAPMLYGPKQVLVVVGTNKITEDAQAAVKRARQIAAPLDAKRLNKATPCTALDRCIDCRHKERICNDFVLIAGQFVKDRIKVIIVNEELGY; encoded by the coding sequence ATGAGTCTTTCTTTGCCCCAAAAAGGGGTGGACATTCCGTCATTGATAAAAAGCCTTCATCAGAATAACATGACAGGTTTCCATGTCAGGGATAAAAAGGAGCTTCTGAGTCTTTTGAGGACGTTTATAGCAGATGGAACCACCGTAGGCTGCGGGGATTCGGTTACCCTTGAGCAGACGGGAGTATTTGATGATCTGAGAAAACGTAAGATCAACTTTCTGGACAAATTTGATCCGGCCCTTACCCGGGAAGAAAAACGTGAGATATACTTAAAAAATTTTTCTGCAGATACATTTGTTACCGGGGCCAATGCCGTCACCATGGACGGAAAGATTTTTAACATTGACGGCAATGGGAGCCGGGTCGCCCCCATGCTGTATGGACCAAAGCAGGTACTTGTTGTTGTGGGAACGAATAAGATAACAGAAGATGCTCAGGCGGCAGTGAAGAGAGCCAGGCAGATTGCTGCTCCCCTGGATGCAAAGCGGCTTAATAAGGCAACTCCCTGTACGGCTCTTGACCGCTGCATTGACTGCAGACACAAGGAGAGGATCTGCAATGATTTTGTTTTAATTGCAGGACAATTTGTGAAGGATCGGATCAAGGTAATTATCGTAAATGAGGAATTGGGATATTAA
- a CDS encoding class II aldolase/adducin family protein, producing MDSVLEEKLKAAVWTAHSLFDRGKATGSSANMSFRHNDQIYISAGGSCFGTMREEDFTAIGPDGTFGSSKKPSKEWPLHLALYEKSTEIGAVIHTHSTYSVLWSFVPSSSEHDCIPDHTPYLKMKLGSVGLIPYEKPGSEALFSVFRERVNKSDGFLLKNHGPVVPGKTIMEAFYCLEELEETARIAWELYRAGLK from the coding sequence ATGGACTCTGTTTTAGAAGAAAAATTAAAAGCAGCAGTATGGACGGCTCACAGCTTGTTTGACCGGGGAAAAGCCACCGGTTCTTCCGCAAATATGAGCTTTCGCCATAATGATCAGATTTATATCAGTGCCGGCGGCTCTTGTTTTGGAACCATGAGGGAAGAGGACTTTACAGCAATTGGCCCGGACGGAACGTTCGGATCCTCCAAAAAACCCAGTAAGGAATGGCCGCTTCATTTGGCACTTTATGAAAAGTCAACGGAAATAGGAGCAGTTATCCATACCCATAGTACTTACTCTGTACTTTGGAGCTTTGTCCCTTCCTCTTCAGAGCATGACTGCATCCCGGACCATACTCCGTACCTGAAGATGAAACTTGGTTCTGTAGGCCTGATTCCTTATGAAAAACCAGGCTCTGAGGCACTTTTTTCTGTATTTCGGGAACGGGTAAATAAAAGTGACGGCTTCCTGCTAAAAAATCATGGCCCAGTGGTGCCGGGCAAGACAATAATGGAGGCTTTCTACTGTCTGGAAGAACTGGAGGAAACTGCACGTATAGCCTGGGAATTATACCGGGCAGGACTGAAATAA
- a CDS encoding TetR/AcrR family transcriptional regulator — protein MAKKNVRNTRGKIVNAAWKLFYEQGYEDTTVEEIIELSQTSKGSFYHYFDGKDALLSTLSVLFDDKYEELTNIIEPELPAMEKLLLLNSELFGMIENSISIDLLARLLSTQLVTNGEKHLLDHNRTYYKLLRKIIAQGQEKGEIGTRFSVSEMVKLYALCERSLMYDWCLCGGEYSLRQYSASVLPSFLSGFLPES, from the coding sequence ATGGCAAAAAAGAATGTTCGGAATACCAGGGGGAAGATCGTAAATGCGGCCTGGAAATTATTTTATGAACAGGGATATGAGGATACTACTGTAGAAGAAATCATTGAACTGTCCCAGACTTCCAAAGGATCTTTTTATCATTACTTTGACGGAAAGGATGCGCTGCTAAGCACTCTGAGCGTCCTGTTTGACGATAAATATGAAGAACTGACCAATATCATTGAACCGGAATTGCCGGCAATGGAAAAGCTGCTGCTGCTCAACAGCGAGCTGTTTGGTATGATTGAAAACAGTATCTCCATTGATCTGCTGGCAAGGCTTCTATCTACCCAGCTTGTTACCAACGGAGAGAAACACCTCCTGGACCATAACAGGACTTATTATAAGCTCCTTCGAAAGATCATTGCACAGGGACAGGAAAAGGGGGAGATAGGTACCCGTTTCAGTGTCAGTGAAATGGTCAAGCTTTATGCCCTGTGTGAGAGGTCCCTCATGTATGACTGGTGTTTATGCGGCGGAGAATATTCTCTTCGCCAGTACAGTGCCTCTGTTTTGCCTTCATTTTTAAGCGGCTTTCTACCGGAATCATGA
- a CDS encoding sigma 54-interacting transcriptional regulator — protein MIRLLFIVPYPELKEKVEHVLSHHTEKNRLNANIQVMTVEETPDVPTDEYDAIIARGYTARKTSSMYTQIPTIGLSISGYDMVRAISECCEAYHPKKIAVCGFSGQMYEAKNICQFFHISAEIYAPVHHEDLPKTLEKALAAGCDALIGGYSANILARQYGLPSVIIRTGEDTLLQAIDEAINTVDRIRHERITSQMYKTIIYSSKDGLLYVDTAGRIQVRNHAIRRMNGDVSLMNRPLKQALPYLYKIFRSVIASGQQETGRILTIPGTKTTVSVSCTPVIANKEISGVIINLTDITMIQDLESQIRRKLSERGLQAKYTFQDIIHQSSIIDNTIETARRYAASDSNVIIVGETGTGKELFAQSIHNSSNRKNGPFVAINCAALPENLLESELFGYVEGAFTGTSKGGKMGLFEQAHGGTLFLDEIGEISLSTQSKLLRVLQERQVRRVGDNKVIAVNVRIISATNKSILQLSQQGEFRRDLMYRLDVLRLFLPPLRSRENDAELLFLHLLEVHSQETRTPLPKLDPDALPLLRRYPFTGNIRELKNIAERASVLKTGSFISKKNLQEALYPQDLEAASVSPPDSVCLLPEGDSLSEPEKLRLALKQCGGNRTRAAKMLGMDRTTLWRKLQKYQI, from the coding sequence ATGATTCGTCTTTTATTTATCGTTCCATATCCTGAATTAAAAGAAAAAGTTGAACATGTCCTTTCTCATCATACGGAAAAAAATCGTCTCAATGCGAATATCCAGGTCATGACGGTTGAAGAAACACCGGATGTCCCCACAGATGAGTATGATGCTATAATTGCCAGAGGATATACTGCCCGGAAAACGTCATCCATGTATACACAGATTCCAACCATAGGGCTGTCAATCTCAGGATATGATATGGTAAGGGCAATTTCTGAATGCTGCGAGGCCTATCATCCCAAAAAGATTGCTGTCTGCGGATTTAGCGGACAGATGTATGAAGCAAAGAATATCTGTCAGTTTTTCCATATCAGCGCAGAGATCTATGCTCCTGTCCATCACGAAGATTTGCCGAAAACGTTGGAAAAGGCACTTGCTGCTGGATGTGATGCCTTGATTGGCGGATATTCCGCTAATATTCTGGCCCGTCAGTACGGACTGCCTTCCGTCATAATCAGGACAGGGGAAGATACGCTTCTTCAGGCAATCGATGAAGCAATCAATACGGTAGACCGGATCCGCCATGAACGGATTACTTCCCAGATGTATAAAACAATTATCTATTCCTCCAAGGATGGTTTACTTTATGTAGATACAGCAGGGCGGATTCAGGTCCGCAACCATGCCATCCGCCGGATGAACGGAGACGTCAGCCTGATGAACCGTCCTTTAAAGCAGGCGCTTCCATATCTTTATAAAATTTTCCGTTCTGTGATTGCCAGCGGCCAGCAGGAGACAGGAAGAATCCTTACGATTCCCGGAACCAAAACTACGGTTTCTGTAAGCTGCACTCCGGTAATTGCCAATAAAGAGATTTCAGGAGTCATTATTAATCTTACTGACATTACCATGATCCAGGATCTAGAAAGCCAGATCCGTCGGAAGCTGAGCGAACGTGGGCTCCAGGCCAAATATACCTTTCAGGATATCATCCATCAAAGCAGTATCATTGACAATACCATTGAGACAGCCAGACGTTATGCTGCGTCCGATTCCAATGTAATTATTGTAGGCGAGACCGGTACGGGCAAAGAGCTGTTTGCCCAGAGTATACACAACAGCAGCAATCGGAAAAACGGTCCGTTTGTAGCCATTAATTGTGCGGCACTCCCGGAAAATCTTCTGGAAAGTGAGTTGTTCGGCTATGTGGAAGGTGCTTTTACCGGAACCAGCAAAGGCGGTAAAATGGGGCTTTTTGAACAGGCTCACGGAGGCACCCTGTTTCTTGATGAAATCGGTGAAATCTCTCTGTCCACCCAGAGCAAGCTGCTGAGGGTCCTCCAGGAGAGGCAGGTGAGGCGGGTTGGCGATAACAAGGTTATTGCTGTCAATGTGCGCATCATTTCCGCAACAAATAAAAGCATACTCCAGCTTTCCCAGCAGGGTGAGTTCCGAAGAGATTTAATGTACCGTCTGGATGTGCTGCGGCTGTTCCTTCCTCCTCTCCGCAGCCGGGAAAATGATGCAGAGCTGCTGTTCCTTCATCTCCTGGAGGTTCATAGCCAGGAAACCCGGACTCCGCTCCCAAAACTGGATCCCGATGCCCTGCCCCTCCTTCGCCGGTATCCGTTCACCGGAAATATCCGGGAACTGAAAAATATAGCGGAGCGTGCCAGTGTCTTAAAGACAGGAAGTTTTATCAGTAAAAAGAATCTGCAGGAGGCTCTCTATCCTCAGGATCTGGAAGCAGCTTCTGTTTCCCCTCCGGATTCCGTCTGCCTTCTTCCGGAGGGCGACTCGCTCAGTGAGCCTGAAAAGCTGCGCCTTGCCCTGAAGCAATGTGGCGGCAACAGAACACGGGCAGCCAAGATGCTTGGCATGGACCGTACTACCCTGTGGCGTAAACTGCAGAAATATCAGATCTAA
- a CDS encoding DUF554 domain-containing protein, translating into MPQGVIINCIVVFLGGILGAFLKNHFPQKLAEALPNIFGLSAITMGIYLIIRLESLTAVVLAVIIGTVIGELLSLEDRLLTGLRRLEARLPVQLNEDQLDVLISLIILFCFSGTGIFGAMNSGMTGDHSILYAKSVMDFFTAMIFGTTAGYLVGFIAVPQLIIGTLLFYGASFILPLVTDIMLANFKACGGIITLAVGLKISNIKKTRVLNILPALVLVFPFSLLL; encoded by the coding sequence ATGCCGCAGGGAGTCATAATTAATTGCATTGTTGTTTTTCTTGGAGGGATCCTGGGGGCCTTTTTAAAGAATCATTTTCCGCAAAAGCTGGCCGAAGCTCTTCCCAATATATTCGGGCTGTCGGCGATCACCATGGGGATTTACCTGATCATCCGGCTGGAAAGTCTGACAGCGGTGGTCCTTGCCGTGATTATTGGAACGGTAATCGGTGAACTTCTGAGTCTGGAAGACCGTCTGCTGACCGGACTTCGGAGGCTGGAGGCCAGACTTCCGGTCCAATTAAACGAGGATCAGCTTGACGTTCTCATCAGCCTGATTATTCTGTTTTGTTTCAGCGGGACGGGAATATTTGGAGCCATGAATTCCGGTATGACAGGGGATCACTCCATTCTTTATGCAAAGTCTGTCATGGATTTCTTTACGGCAATGATCTTCGGCACAACAGCCGGGTATCTGGTGGGATTTATTGCGGTTCCCCAGCTTATAATAGGGACCTTGCTGTTTTACGGGGCCTCCTTTATCCTGCCCCTGGTGACAGATATTATGCTGGCGAATTTCAAGGCCTGCGGCGGGATCATCACCCTTGCCGTGGGGCTGAAGATATCCAATATTAAGAAGACCAGGGTGCTTAACATTCTTCCGGCGCTGGTTCTGGTGTTTCCGTTTTCTCTGTTGTTGTAA
- a CDS encoding MarR family winged helix-turn-helix transcriptional regulator, translating to MTFHYLLMANQAIYQRRLMEVLKDTELTTGQPKVLDYLRDHDGATQKEIAAACYIEAATITSVLNGMEAKGLIERKRLNGNMRSFHVFMTGKGQKLEQRVHEIFLKLEEETFEGISQEKRKEFLELFSKIHRNMVPSE from the coding sequence ATGACATTTCACTATCTGCTGATGGCAAATCAGGCGATTTATCAGAGGAGGCTCATGGAAGTCCTGAAGGATACGGAACTGACCACGGGCCAGCCCAAGGTCCTGGATTATTTAAGAGACCACGATGGAGCAACCCAGAAGGAGATCGCAGCAGCCTGTTACATCGAAGCCGCGACCATTACAAGCGTTTTGAACGGGATGGAAGCAAAGGGCCTTATTGAAAGAAAACGGCTGAACGGAAACATGCGTTCCTTTCATGTGTTTATGACAGGTAAGGGGCAAAAACTGGAGCAAAGGGTACATGAAATCTTCCTTAAGCTGGAAGAAGAGACTTTTGAAGGCATTTCACAAGAAAAAAGAAAAGAATTTCTGGAACTGTTTTCTAAAATACACAGAAACATGGTACCATCAGAATGA
- a CDS encoding DMT family transporter, translating into MKWKDSFHPYAATTIVFWSLAYVFTKLALGYFSPFSLGFLRYGVASLALLAVAVFTKMKLPGKRDVLWFMASGATGFFLYMIAFNKGQGMVTASTGSVVLATVPLITALLARSIYGERLRGFQWAAIGIQFAGVLVLTLMNGIFSINPGLFWLFLAALLVSIYNLLQRKLTKTYQALQSSAFSIFFGTLFLAVFLPSSVNEVLYAPGIQIFYVVTLGIGSSAIAYVSWSKAFAKAKQTSQVSNYMFVTPFLTSIFGFLMANEVPDKATLTGGTIILSGILIFNFGGKIYESFFAPKRGGHSVIDKKPSSE; encoded by the coding sequence ATGAAATGGAAAGATAGCTTTCACCCTTATGCGGCCACAACCATAGTTTTCTGGTCACTGGCCTATGTGTTTACAAAGCTGGCGCTTGGATATTTTTCCCCGTTTTCCCTGGGATTTCTCCGGTATGGGGTGGCCTCCCTGGCACTGCTGGCAGTGGCTGTCTTTACAAAGATGAAGCTGCCGGGGAAGAGGGATGTTTTGTGGTTCATGGCTTCCGGGGCAACCGGTTTTTTCCTTTACATGATTGCTTTTAACAAAGGGCAGGGAATGGTAACGGCTTCCACCGGCAGCGTTGTGCTTGCCACGGTTCCGCTCATAACCGCGCTTCTTGCCCGTTCCATTTACGGGGAAAGGCTGCGGGGCTTCCAGTGGGCGGCCATTGGGATCCAGTTTGCCGGGGTATTGGTCCTGACGTTGATGAATGGGATATTTTCTATTAACCCAGGCCTGTTCTGGCTGTTTCTGGCGGCTTTGCTGGTCAGCATTTACAACCTTTTGCAGAGAAAACTGACGAAAACTTATCAGGCCCTCCAGTCCAGCGCCTTCAGTATTTTCTTTGGCACCCTGTTTCTCGCCGTATTTCTTCCGTCATCTGTCAATGAGGTGCTGTATGCTCCCGGAATTCAGATATTTTATGTTGTGACCCTGGGCATAGGCTCCAGCGCTATCGCCTATGTATCCTGGTCAAAAGCATTTGCAAAGGCAAAGCAAACGTCACAGGTCAGCAATTATATGTTTGTAACTCCCTTTTTAACAAGCATTTTTGGTTTTCTTATGGCAAATGAGGTCCCGGACAAGGCTACTCTGACCGGCGGGACCATTATTTTATCAGGGATCCTTATATTTAACTTTGGAGGAAAAATTTATGAGTCTTTCTTTGCCCCAAAAAGGGGTGGACATTCCGTCATTGATAAAAAGCCTTCATCAGAATAA